Part of the Sulfuriflexus mobilis genome is shown below.
GAACTTTAATTCACCGGGTCAGGTGGTGATCGCCGGTAGTGCGGCGGCGGTAGAACGTGCTGCACCGCTGGCCAAGGAACGCGGTGCCAAACGTGCCGTGATCCTGCCTGTGAGCGTACCATCACATTGTGCGCTGATGGCGCCTGCGGCAGTGAAACTGGCCGAACGTTTACGTACTATCGACTTTACCAGCCCATCCATCCCGGTCATCAATAACGCCGATGTTGATGCCCCAAGCGCGACGGATGCGATTTGCGCCGCGCTGGTCAAACAACTGGATCACCCGGTGCGTTGGGTCGAAACGATTAACAAGATGTCAGCCGAGGGTATTGATACCGTGATCGAGTGTGGTCCGGGCAAAGTGCTTACCGGTTTGAATAAACGTATTAATAAAGCCATGCAGGCATTGCCCGTGTTTGATGCTGAGTCATTAAACGCGGCTATCGATGCCACTAAATAAACAATAAGGGAGCAGATTATGTCTCTACAAGGTGAAATTGCACTCGTCACCGGTGCCAGTCGGGGTATCGGCATGAGTATCGTCCGCGACCTCGGTGCGCAGGGGGCGACCGTGATCGGCACCGCCACCTCTGAAAAGGGTGCGCAAGCGATTTCTGATTACCTGGCCGAGGCCGGTATAGCCGGTTCGGGTATGGCGCTGAATGTGACCGATGCGGATTCGGTTGATGCTACCCTGAAGGCGATTACTGATCAGTATGGTGTTGTATCTATTCTTGTGAATAATGCCGGCATTACCCGTGACAACCTGCTCATGCGCATGAAAGACGATGAGTGGAATGACATTATCAACACCAACCTGACCTCGATTTACCGCCTCTCCAAGGCCGTACTGCGACCGATGATGAAGGCACGTAAGGGCCGCATTATCAGTATCGCCTCGGTGGTCGGGATCAGCGGTAATGCCGGGCAGACCAACTATGCGGCCGCCAAGGCCGGTGTGATCGGTTTTTCCAAGTCACTGGCCCGTGAGGTCGGTAGTCGTGGC
Proteins encoded:
- the fabG gene encoding 3-oxoacyl-ACP reductase FabG — translated: MSLQGEIALVTGASRGIGMSIVRDLGAQGATVIGTATSEKGAQAISDYLAEAGIAGSGMALNVTDADSVDATLKAITDQYGVVSILVNNAGITRDNLLMRMKDDEWNDIINTNLTSIYRLSKAVLRPMMKARKGRIISIASVVGISGNAGQTNYAAAKAGVIGFSKSLAREVGSRGITVNVVAPGFIDTDMTRELPDEVKNSLLKSIPLERLGQPEEIAAAVGFLASPLASYITGETINVNGGMVMD